The bacterium region CCGCCGGCGGGGCCGGTATCAGCGCCAGGCCCCTGAGCGAGCTCAAGGGGCTCGGAATTGACGTCTTCACCTCGGGCAATCACGTCTGGGACAACCGCGAGGCCTACGCGCTCCTGGAGACCGAACCGTTCCTCCTGCGACCGGCCAACTACCCGCCGGGGGTGCCGGGGAAAGGCGTCGCGGTGCGCGCCCCGGCGGACGGACGCGCCGGAATCGGCGTCATCAATCTCCAGGGACGGGTGTTCATGCGCGAGATTGACTGCCCCTTCCGCGCGGCCGACCGGGAAATCGAGGCCCTGCATAATTCCGGCGTGAACGCCATTTTCGTGGACTTCCACGCCGAGGCCACCAGCGAGAAAGAGGCGCTGGGGCGGTATCTCGACGGGCGCGTGACCGCCGTCATCGGCACCCACACCCACGTCCAGACCGCCGACGGGCACATCCTGCCGGGCGGGACCGCCTACCTCTCCGACGCCGGGATGTGCGGCCCCACCGGGGGGGTCATCGGTGTCAAGGCCGAGAGCGTGGTGGGGCGATTTTTGAATGCCTTGCCCTTCCGCGCCGAGCCGGCCGGGGGGCCGGTCGCCCTCCGGGGCTGCGTGGTGGATTTCGATGAAAAGACCGGGCGAGCCCTCGCCATCGAGACCGTCAACCGCGAGGACGACGATGGGTAGGCGGATTCTGGTCGTGGGTGGGAACGCCGCGGGGCTCTCCGCCGCCGCACGAGCCAAGCGCGAGGATCCCCGCGCCGAGG contains the following coding sequences:
- a CDS encoding TIGR00282 family metallophosphoesterase, which codes for MSRILFLGDVMGRPGRLALKTHLPAVLTEYSPDLVIANVENAAGGAGISARPLSELKGLGIDVFTSGNHVWDNREAYALLETEPFLLRPANYPPGVPGKGVAVRAPADGRAGIGVINLQGRVFMREIDCPFRAADREIEALHNSGVNAIFVDFHAEATSEKEALGRYLDGRVTAVIGTHTHVQTADGHILPGGTAYLSDAGMCGPTGGVIGVKAESVVGRFLNALPFRAEPAGGPVALRGCVVDFDEKTGRALAIETVNREDDDG